Proteins encoded within one genomic window of Streptomyces kaniharaensis:
- a CDS encoding heavy-metal-associated domain-containing protein: MSITTVLTVAGMSCGHCEKTVSAGLSVLPGVTEVTADASTGHVTVASAQPLDDDVVRSAVDEAGFTFVGRG, encoded by the coding sequence ATGTCCATCACCACCGTCCTCACCGTCGCCGGCATGAGCTGTGGCCACTGCGAGAAGACGGTCAGCGCGGGGCTGTCCGTCCTCCCCGGCGTCACCGAGGTCACCGCCGACGCTTCGACCGGCCACGTCACCGTCGCTTCCGCGCAGCCGCTCGACGACGACGTGGTCCGAAGCGCCGTGGACGAGGCCGGGTTCACCTTCGTCGGGCGGGGCTGA
- a CDS encoding MFS transporter, translating to MITADSTSSPSARLPRSYLIWLAGSRASLLGDAALYFALGWAASVHGGRAGALVLTAITLPRTALLLVGGAVADRFGVRRVLLAGDAVMLTATLLLALAGHGPERSPWLLVAVAALIGTVDAFYLPAGGAMPRLLVGRDLLPRALAAQQAGSQVTTLLGAPLGALLVTAAGLSGAALLDAVTFGLVLVVLVRLRPAVDAVAPPAPTAPQRLTTAVADGLRLAARDRTLRPALLLTSAAAASLLPVVSLVSPLLARQRGWGAQAAGLVAGGQSAAVIAVSLLIARQGQLRRPGVAACLGLCVAAAGIAGLAAVRNATTAVAAGAVLGLGSGMFAAHVGPLVLGRAPETHLARVQSVLTLVQSSALVAANTVLGSLAEARGAAVAAAACAAAAVVGGLAGLASPALREAARG from the coding sequence ATGATCACTGCCGACTCCACCTCCTCCCCATCGGCCCGCCTGCCCCGGAGCTACCTGATCTGGCTGGCGGGCAGCCGGGCCTCGCTGCTGGGCGATGCCGCCCTCTACTTCGCTCTCGGGTGGGCGGCGAGCGTCCACGGCGGACGGGCCGGCGCCCTGGTCCTGACGGCGATCACGCTCCCCCGCACCGCCCTCCTGCTGGTCGGCGGCGCCGTCGCCGACCGGTTCGGCGTGCGCCGGGTGCTGCTCGCGGGTGACGCCGTGATGCTCACCGCGACGCTGCTGCTCGCCCTGGCCGGACACGGGCCTGAGCGCTCACCGTGGCTCCTCGTCGCGGTGGCCGCGCTGATCGGCACGGTCGACGCGTTCTACCTGCCCGCCGGCGGGGCGATGCCTCGCCTGCTGGTCGGCAGGGACCTGCTGCCCCGCGCGCTCGCCGCGCAGCAGGCCGGCTCCCAGGTCACCACCCTCCTCGGCGCCCCGCTGGGCGCACTGCTGGTGACCGCCGCCGGGTTGAGCGGCGCCGCACTCCTCGACGCGGTGACCTTCGGCCTCGTCCTGGTCGTCCTCGTCCGGCTGCGCCCGGCCGTCGACGCAGTGGCACCGCCCGCACCGACCGCGCCCCAGCGCCTGACCACCGCCGTCGCGGACGGCCTGCGGCTCGCCGCCCGCGACCGGACGCTCCGCCCGGCCCTGCTGCTGACCTCCGCGGCCGCGGCGAGCCTGCTGCCGGTCGTGTCCCTGGTCAGCCCGCTGCTGGCGCGGCAGCGCGGCTGGGGCGCACAGGCGGCGGGCCTGGTCGCCGGCGGGCAGAGCGCCGCCGTCATCGCGGTGTCGCTGCTGATCGCACGCCAGGGGCAGCTGCGCCGCCCGGGCGTGGCCGCGTGCCTGGGGCTGTGCGTCGCGGCGGCGGGCATCGCAGGGCTCGCGGCCGTCCGGAACGCGACGACGGCGGTGGCCGCCGGAGCCGTCCTCGGCCTCGGCTCGGGGATGTTCGCCGCCCATGTCGGGCCGCTCGTCCTCGGCCGTGCCCCGGAAACGCACCTGGCCCGCGTGCAGTCCGTCCTGACGCTCGTCCAGAGCTCGGCGCTCGTCGCCGCCAACACCGTCCTCGGCTCGCTCGCCGAGGCGCGCGGCGCGGCCGTGGCAGCGGCCGCCTGCGCGGCCGCCGCCGTCGTCGGCGGCCTCGCCGGTCTGGCCTCCCCCGCCCTGCGCGAGGCCGCACGCGGCTGA
- a CDS encoding PP2C family protein-serine/threonine phosphatase produces MAPMSAQWPRYLRVAPWLLIAGGLLWNALDIVDYWGDPMLAAASVLAGALLSLRDTVAVGAASVVGILVLSARDGTIGTKDGYLELVNTLFAALLGVWLNRVIARHGRRLAAVRSVAEAAQRAVLPAPPPRAGRLSVAACYRAAQTEALIGGDAYALQETPYGVRVLIADVRGKGLPAVAAVSVLLGAFRENASRVADLLGLADALEQALVRESAYREEELRMESFITALLVEFTPGQDGLHALSCGHPGPYLLDGAGGVRRLDATDPGLPLGMGALGPDRPAPDRWPFPAGHTLLLVTDGVTEARDGDGRFYDPVVGLAPLGPFAGPQEAVDALVQDVADWTGGPRDDDMAVLAVTRPGVLG; encoded by the coding sequence ATGGCACCGATGTCCGCCCAGTGGCCGCGCTATCTGCGGGTCGCGCCGTGGCTGCTGATCGCCGGCGGGCTGCTGTGGAACGCCCTGGACATCGTCGACTACTGGGGCGATCCGATGCTGGCGGCCGCTTCCGTGCTGGCGGGTGCGCTGCTGTCGCTGCGGGACACCGTCGCGGTCGGGGCCGCCAGCGTGGTGGGCATCCTCGTGCTGTCCGCGCGCGACGGCACGATCGGTACCAAGGACGGCTACCTGGAGCTCGTGAACACCCTGTTCGCCGCGCTGCTCGGCGTCTGGCTCAACCGGGTCATCGCCCGCCACGGGCGGCGGCTGGCGGCGGTGCGCTCGGTCGCGGAGGCCGCCCAGCGGGCCGTGCTGCCCGCGCCGCCGCCCCGGGCCGGACGGCTGTCGGTGGCCGCCTGCTACCGGGCCGCCCAGACCGAGGCTCTGATCGGCGGCGACGCCTACGCCCTGCAGGAGACCCCGTACGGGGTGCGGGTGCTGATCGCGGACGTGCGGGGCAAGGGCCTGCCGGCGGTGGCGGCGGTGTCGGTGCTGCTCGGGGCGTTCCGGGAGAACGCCTCGCGCGTGGCGGACCTGCTCGGGCTCGCCGACGCCCTGGAACAGGCGCTGGTCCGCGAGAGCGCGTACCGCGAGGAGGAGCTGCGGATGGAGAGCTTCATCACGGCGCTCCTGGTGGAGTTCACGCCCGGGCAGGACGGCCTGCACGCCCTCAGCTGCGGCCACCCCGGGCCGTACCTCCTGGACGGGGCGGGCGGCGTGCGGCGGCTGGACGCCACCGACCCCGGGCTGCCGCTCGGCATGGGCGCCCTGGGCCCGGACCGGCCCGCGCCGGACCGGTGGCCGTTCCCGGCCGGGCACACGCTGCTGCTGGTCACCGACGGCGTGACCGAGGCCCGGGACGGTGACGGGCGGTTCTACGACCCCGTGGTGGGGCTGGCGCCGCTGGGCCCGTTCGCGGGACCGCAGGAGGCGGTGGACGCCCTGGTCCAGGACGTCGCGGACTGGACCGGCGGGCCCCGGGACGACGACATGGCCGTCCTCGCGGTCACCCGGCCCGGCGTCCTAGGCTGA